The window GGAAGCGCTTCCGTAAACAACTCCCCCCTGATCCTTTTCATGCATCCATGTAGCCTTAGGGCTTTGAAAGGATGCACTCATATCCACCTGATGGAGTTTTCCCAGCAAACCTGAATCAATATATGATTTAATCAGACCGGTGACCGGAAGAAAAAGGCTCTTCTGCATTTCCATAACAAACAGCCCCTTTTTCTTTGCCAGCTGAAAGATTTCTTCCGACTGATGCTTTGACAGCGTAAACGGTTTCTCGCAGAGCACGTGCTTGCCATGATTCAAAGCCTGCTTCATCTCATGAAAATGCTCCCGGTTTATGGTGGCAATATACACAGCTGTGATCTGCGGGTCCTGATAAAGTTCCTCATAAGAGCCATAGGCCTTTTCAATATTGTTTTCCTCGCAGAATGCCCTTGCAGTATCCAGTGATCTTGACGCAGCTGCGGTCACCGACCCTCCGTTGGCCCTCACCGCACCGATAAAGCGTTTTCCGATGGCAGCTGTTGATATAATTCCATAATTTATTTTCATTGTAAACCTCTGTAATTTTATTGATTTTTGCAGCTTTCCTTTTATTATAATACAACAATGACCGTTTGGCTATTTCCCAATGTTATATGCTAAGAAGATATTTAACTACAGCGGCATAACAATTCAACCGGCTATGTTTCTTTTTAGCCGAAATAAATGATTCATTTTATCATAGGAGACTCAATGGAGGTAATTTAATCTACATATTCCGCATTTTCTTCTGAAATTCCCTGACCGCCTTTGTTTCATCTTCCAGAATGCTTCCGCCCCTTCCGATCCGGTCGCAAAGTCCCAAAAGTGCAACTTCACTGATATCTGTTTCCCGTTTCATACCGGCAATATCGCCAAAAGGAAGTCCTCCTGTCACATACAGGATGTGCATATGATACCGGACCAGTTTTGCAACCGCTCTGATCCATGATTCATCACCGGAAAAACAGGATAAAAAATCAACTGCCAGCTGCTCTCCCTCCGAATCATGATCATATGAGGTTATCTTTCCTTTCCGGTTTTTCGTCACGCCCGGCTTGCCGATATCATGAAGCAAAGCAGCCCACATCAGAGTTTTGGCATCCTTACTCTCCATTTTCCGTTTTGCTGCCTCATCCACTACCATCATGGTATGGTTCCATACACTTCCTTCCGGATGGTACCGCTTTGACTGAGGAGTTTCCTTCATCTTTAAAAGCATGGAAAACGGGTAATCCAAAAACCACGGTTCCCTGCTGATTTCTTCCAGATATTCCGATGGACGTTCGTCATGAAGCAAGTGATGGTCTATTTGCCGGAACAGCTCTTCCATATTATTTTTATCTGCCATAACAGCTTCCTTTCTGTTTAATAATTATCAATGTATTGTCCAATTCACACCAATATCTATTATTTCAAATATTTATTGAAATAAACAAAATTCTTATTTTCAATACCCGCAGATAATATTATTATTAAAAAACATCTGTACATGCAGAAGTAACAATATAGAATGGTTATGGATAGAAGTAAAATAGTAAAATAACAATCGCCGTCAGCTTTGCGAAAACACAGTGCTGGCGGCGATTTGCAGGGGATTTGAATCGGCAGAACGCATATCTGTTTGTGGTTACGTATCTTTACGAAGTATCGCCAGGTATTCCTCATAGGAGAAACTGCGTTCGCGCTTGCTATTATCTACCTGAACAAGGACGCCAAGTTTCATGAGCTTTTTTACAGCGGTGGAGGTGGTATTATAAGAATTCCCCAGCGCAGCGGCAGTTTTCTTAATGTCGATAATCGGCGTTTGCTCTAAGTGGGCAAACAGCTTTTTCAGAATACCTGTCCGGGTATCCGTAGCCGTTACAATAGAAATATTTTTGTCGTGGAGTGCAGCCAATGCATCTATGGTTTCGATGGAATCCTCGGCAGACTCATAAATACCTTGAAGAAAAAACTTGACCCATTGTTCAAAGGTCCCTTTTTCCCGCACCTCGGTCAGCCGATCGTAATATTTAATACGGTTCCGTTTTAAGAAATAAGAAATATAAAGTGTCGGGTAAGTAAGCAGTCTGTTTTCTTTGAGAAACAGGTTAACCATCAGCCGTCCAATACGTCCGTTGCCATCTAAAAACGGATGGATGGTTTCAAATTGATAGTGAATCAACGCAATTTTAATCAGTGGGTCGGTTTGGTCTGTTTCGTTCATGTACTTCTCTAAATCAGACATTGCGTTTTGCATATCATCCGGAGATGGTGGTATATACCTTGCCGTCTTCAGCGTACTTCCTTGAACTCCAATCCAATTTTGACTGCGGCGAAACTCACCGGGGTTCCTTTCACTGTCACGCACATCACTTAGCAGCACCTCATGGGTTTCCAGCAGGAGACGGCAGCACAGGGGCAGCGTTTTCAGGCGCTCGGTTGCAAAGTCTGTTGCTTTAATGTAGTTAATGACCTCAGAAACATTATGATTAGTATTCTGTTCAATATGTGGGTCTAAGATATCATCAAGGGTGGCCTGTGTGCCTTCAATTTGTGAGGAGAGAGTCGGCTCAAATGGGAAGAGCGTGAGCGCATCGCCAGAGAGCGGGCTGAAGAAGAAGCCCGAATTGAGTCCGAGAGAATTCAGGCTGAAAAAGATGCTCTTATGGCTTTGAGTGAAAAGGAGTTAATGGTTGAAGTGATTATGACTCTGCGGGGCTATAACACGCGGTTGACTATTATTGAGGCAAGCCAAGATGATTTAGAGGATAGGGTCAGTTCTTTGGAATCAGATGTGAACTCCTTTGAATCGTATGTGTCCAGCCTAAAACTCAATAGCGATTAAGAACAAGAATTTGGTGTTCAGGCTGCATGAATATGTTTATCAATAGTTGTGAAAACAAATTACATTTATGTGTAGGGATGAATTATGGCCGGTGAGGAGAGGTATCATGTAATAAGTGCAAAGTATCAAGGTTGGGCAAACGAGGGCGAGGATTTTTACTTTCCTGTGAGTTCTTACAGTAAAGAAGATGCGATTGCTCAATTTGTACCCGTAGAAAAATTTACTGAAAGAAACAATAGAATGGTGCCTTACACAGCATATGAATACGACGGCAATACGTTTTATACAGTCATTTATAGCGGCGTTGTTAATGAAAGTGAGCTTAAGTATTATTAAATCCTAATTCGTTTGACTTTAGCATAATCAATGAGAAAGATTTTTCACAAATACCAACAAACGGATACCCGCAATTTACAGCATCCGTTTGTTGTTCCAGTGGCGCTTACGCCTTTATCTCCGTCCCGTCCTTGAATGTGAACCGCACATTGTTTTCGCTGTAGACCGTGGCGAATTCCACGAGGGTGTGCCAGAGCCGCTCATCGAACTCGGCTATCAAGCCGTCCTGCCTGCCCAGTATTATTGGTTTACAACATTAATCGGTTTCTCATCGACAAATGCCTTTAAATTGTCAACTGCAATACCCATCAGCCTCTGCCGTGATTCCTTCGGCGCCCAGGCAATATGTGGGGTAATAATTATATTTTTTGTATGCAACAGCGGATTATCTGCCCGGATTGGTTCCTCGGATATCACATCCACCGCTGCACCACTTATCTTGCCGCTATCCAATGCATTACATAAATCCTGTTCATCAATCAATGCACCTCTGGAAGTATTAATAATCTTCACTCCAGCCTTCATTTTGGAAATCGTACTTTGATTGACCAATTTTTCTGTAGACGGTGTCAGGGGACAATGAAGACTGATAACATCCGCCTGTCCTAAAAGTTCATTCATCGATACATACCGGCAAAAATCTGTCTTCTCCATCTGATCGGAATACTCGTCATATGCCAGCACTTCCATTCCAAAAGCCGATGCAATCTGTGCTGTTCTTCTGCCGATCCTGCCAAAGCCAATAACACCGAATGTCTTCCCTGCCAGTTCCACCAGCGGATATTTCCAGTAGCACCAGTCTTCATGCTTTGCCCATTCCCCTGCCAAAACACTGTCAGAATGTGCTCCCACATGATGACAAAGCTCCAATAGCAAAGCGATGGCATATTGAGCCACTGCATCTGTGCCATAGGAAGGAATATTGGAAACCACGATCCCGGCAGCTTTGGTAGCAGCCATATCAATAATATTATAACCGGTTGCCAATACACCAATAAATTTTATAGTCGGACAGTTTTTGATAATATGGGCATTTAAAGGTGTCTTATTTGTATACACCACCTCCGCATCGCCAATTCGCTCCACAACTTTATCCGCAGGTGTCCGGTCATACACGGTTAATTCACCCAGAGCTTCCAACGCTCCCCAGCTCAAATCTCCCGGATTTTCGGTATAACCATCTAAAACTACAATCTTCATAATCAATCTCCTCATCGGTTAAAAACTGTCATAGTTCCGGTCATGCTCCAGCTGGGCCAGAAGCTCTTTCGCTTCTTTTACGGTATACCCTTTATGAATCATATATCGCAATGTGATTATCAATGCTGTAACATCCTGATACTCCCATACAAAACGGCCCATTGTAACACCGCCAACACCGCAATCCATTGCCTCTCTGGTCATCACCAGATAATCTTCCAATGTCTTGCACTTGTCACCGCCCTGAATCACAATCCGAAATGTGGATGGTACACAGGCAACTACTTTAGCCATGGAATCTGGGTCGCCGGTATATGTAGTTTTTACAATGTCCATGCCCAATTCACAGGCGCTTCGTACACAATAGGCAATATTCTCCCATGCAGTCTGCTGATCTGCAGGAACCATCTCGCCCTTGGGGTAAACATGACCGATCAGCGGCATTCCCTTTGCCATACACTCCTCAGAAATCCTGCCAATAGACTCAAACTGCTCACTCTGAAAGTTACCAAATGTCATCGCTCCCATAGAAACAGCGTCAGCACCCATCCGAACGGCCTCATCCACCGATCCGAAAATCGTGTCTTTCGTCGGTTCTGCCGGCGAATAATTTGATATCTTCATCAGCATCGCAACCTTACCGGCATAAGGCCACATACAATGCTCAGCAATTCCTTTTGTCACGGTGATTGCATCAGGACGCCCCTTCACAACCTTATCCACAGTTTCCTGAATCTGATGAAGTCCTTTTAGCAGAGCAATTCCCCTTGAAATTGCATGATCCACTGTGATTGCCATCATTTTATTACTCTCCGGATTCACCAGTCGGCTCATTCTTACTTCTTTTCCTAACATTGCCATTATTCATACTCCTTATTTTTCATTGTTTTATTAAAGTTTATACCATTGGCATCACCATGGCACCAACTAATGACAGGATAAATGCCATACCTGCCAGGGTTATGGTATTCCAGGTATATGTTTTTAAACCGCCGGTAACACTGGCTCCGGAAAGATTTGTCACCACCCAGAACCCCGAGTCATTGACATGACCGATAAAATTACCGCCTGCCAGAGCTGCCAAAGCGATATAGACCGGGTGACAGCCCGCTGATGGAGCCACTGAGGCCATAATGGTCATCGCTGTGATAGAAGCTACAGTTCCTGAACCCTGAGCGACACGGAACAGTACACCGATGCCAAATGTAAGTGTCAGAATCAGCACTGTGGAGGACTGCCCTTCAGACAAGCCTGCAACCAGAACCTGACCAATATTTGTCGCCTGGATGACTGCACCAAATGCACCGCCTGCACCAGTAATCAACAATACCACTCCTGCCTGCTGCAAAGATTTACTGGCGGAGGCACTGATCCCTGACCAGCTCATCCGCTTTAAAAGTATGACATAAGCCGCCAGCAATCCCAATAAAATCGCAATGGTTTTCTGTGAAAGAAACTGAATGATCACAGGAGCTTCATTTCCGGTCACAACCGGCCAGAAGGAACCAATTAAGATTGCCAGTACTGGCAGGCAGATCGGGATAACTGCTGCTATCGGCGATGGCAGATCCTTTCTTATGACCACTTCCGCATCCATATCCAGCATACCGGTTTCATCCTTTTCTGGGTTCCAGAAGCCCGGACGGTCCAGCATCCGAAACCAGACAAACATGGAAAATACTGCCGCAGCCAGACCGATGACAGTTCCGGCAACAATGATATAGGACAAATCAAAGTTCAGAATTGTGGCTGCTGCCAGCGGATTA of the Lacrimispora indolis DSM 755 genome contains:
- a CDS encoding Gfo/Idh/MocA family protein is translated as MKINYGIISTAAIGKRFIGAVRANGGSVTAAASRSLDTARAFCEENNIEKAYGSYEELYQDPQITAVYIATINREHFHEMKQALNHGKHVLCEKPFTLSKHQSEEIFQLAKKKGLFVMEMQKSLFLPVTGLIKSYIDSGLLGKLHQVDMSASFQSPKATWMHEKDQGGVVYGSASYTFEYLDFLLEPADVIVQALGTRGKTGVQDSVSLNIKMDDVLISSRISMRGSAESFAVFYFEKGFIKTNEYWKADRCEIHTGQGIEQIEKPVDFEMIYEVAHGDECIRQGLTESPVMTGERTLRCCEIVDQVAAALERQQGRGEW
- a CDS encoding HD domain-containing protein — its product is MADKNNMEELFRQIDHHLLHDERPSEYLEEISREPWFLDYPFSMLLKMKETPQSKRYHPEGSVWNHTMMVVDEAAKRKMESKDAKTLMWAALLHDIGKPGVTKNRKGKITSYDHDSEGEQLAVDFLSCFSGDESWIRAVAKLVRYHMHILYVTGGLPFGDIAGMKRETDISEVALLGLCDRIGRGGSILEDETKAVREFQKKMRNM
- a CDS encoding Fic family protein, producing MFFSLNSLGLNSGFFFSPLSGDALTLFPFEPTLSSQIEGTQATLDDILDPHIEQNTNHNVSEVINYIKATDFATERLKTLPLCCRLLLETHEVLLSDVRDSERNPGEFRRSQNWIGVQGSTLKTARYIPPSPDDMQNAMSDLEKYMNETDQTDPLIKIALIHYQFETIHPFLDGNGRIGRLMVNLFLKENRLLTYPTLYISYFLKRNRIKYYDRLTEVREKGTFEQWVKFFLQGIYESAEDSIETIDALAALHDKNISIVTATDTRTGILKKLFAHLEQTPIIDIKKTAAALGNSYNTTSTAVKKLMKLGVLVQVDNSKRERSFSYEEYLAILRKDT
- a CDS encoding D-2-hydroxyacid dehydrogenase; its protein translation is MKIVVLDGYTENPGDLSWGALEALGELTVYDRTPADKVVERIGDAEVVYTNKTPLNAHIIKNCPTIKFIGVLATGYNIIDMAATKAAGIVVSNIPSYGTDAVAQYAIALLLELCHHVGAHSDSVLAGEWAKHEDWCYWKYPLVELAGKTFGVIGFGRIGRRTAQIASAFGMEVLAYDEYSDQMEKTDFCRYVSMNELLGQADVISLHCPLTPSTEKLVNQSTISKMKAGVKIINTSRGALIDEQDLCNALDSGKISGAAVDVISEEPIRADNPLLHTKNIIITPHIAWAPKESRQRLMGIAVDNLKAFVDEKPINVVNQ
- a CDS encoding class I fructose-bisphosphate aldolase → MAMLGKEVRMSRLVNPESNKMMAITVDHAISRGIALLKGLHQIQETVDKVVKGRPDAITVTKGIAEHCMWPYAGKVAMLMKISNYSPAEPTKDTIFGSVDEAVRMGADAVSMGAMTFGNFQSEQFESIGRISEECMAKGMPLIGHVYPKGEMVPADQQTAWENIAYCVRSACELGMDIVKTTYTGDPDSMAKVVACVPSTFRIVIQGGDKCKTLEDYLVMTREAMDCGVGGVTMGRFVWEYQDVTALIITLRYMIHKGYTVKEAKELLAQLEHDRNYDSF
- a CDS encoding GntP family permease, giving the protein MSGFTLSINLAISIAIILLLVLKLKINPIISMVLASLYMGLSCKLGIIDTITTINSGFGTLMTGIGFPIGFGIMMGQILEDSGAAESLAKSILKAFPGKKAPWALGLTAFLLSIPVFFDVTFVILIPLGIAVAKETKRPLAYFAGAIAIGGVSSQTFVPPTPNPLAAATILNFDLSYIIVAGTVIGLAAAVFSMFVWFRMLDRPGFWNPEKDETGMLDMDAEVVIRKDLPSPIAAVIPICLPVLAILIGSFWPVVTGNEAPVIIQFLSQKTIAILLGLLAAYVILLKRMSWSGISASASKSLQQAGVVLLITGAGGAFGAVIQATNIGQVLVAGLSEGQSSTVLILTLTFGIGVLFRVAQGSGTVASITAMTIMASVAPSAGCHPVYIALAALAGGNFIGHVNDSGFWVVTNLSGASVTGGLKTYTWNTITLAGMAFILSLVGAMVMPMV